The Methanosarcinales archaeon nucleotide sequence ATCCAAATGCAATAGGTGACTTTGGAGGTGCGTTTGCTGGGATATTAGTTTCAGGGATACTCATCTTGATAATTTCCCTAATGATACCAATGGCGTTATCAATCTATGCAAAAGAAGATTCATTTGGTGCTGCTTTCAGGATAGGAGAAATTCTATCCAGAATAAAATCTGTTATCGGAGGTTATATTCTGGCATATATTGTGATTGTTGTACTTGGTATGATTCTTGGAATGATCGGTTTAATACCAATCCTTGGCTGGATAATGATAATATTCGGAAACTTCTATATAATTACAGTCGGCGCACATATGTATGGCAAATTATACACTGAATCCAGCGCATAATTTGAATAGATTTCCCTGGTATAGTCCAGGATATATTTTTTTTTTCTAATTATTAAAATAAAATACCTAAAACATTTTTTAGATGCGACCGCCGGGAATCGAACCCGGATTAGTGGCTTGGGAAGCCACTGTCATACCGCTAGACCACGGCCGCTTATTGCATTATTTTATTATGGTTTTTTATATTCTTCAAGCCTGAGGCAAGTGGGCCCCTCCAGAGGTATAATTATTGAATCAATGACCTCAGTATCCCTTGCGCAGGTTGATGGATATAATTATCAGTTATCATTACTTCGCTTTACTGAATATTAATTCTTATGCTTTCTAAATCAGCATTTTTATAATCCCTAACCTCATAATAGATTAAATTGAAAATCATAATTTTAGAGGAAAAATTAACATGATCGATAGAAATGAAATCCTTGATATCCTTAATGAATACGATCAAACAGATTACAAAATCGGTGCTGTTGCCTCTCATTCGGCTCTGGATGTGTTCGACGGTGCCATAGAAGAAGGTTTCAGTACATATGCAGTTTGCCGTAGGGGCAGGGAAAAGACATATACAAAATATTTCAGGACCTTATGTGACGATGAAGGCTTTGTACAAAGAGGTGTAGTGGATGATTGGGTAATTTATGATGGTTTCGATGAACTCACTAAATCTGATGCCCAGCAGGACCTGATCGATAAGAATGTGTTGTTTATCCCAAACCGTTCCTTTACTTCCTACTGCAGTATTGATGCTGTGGAAAATGACTTTCGTGTACCACTTGTTGGCAGCAGAAATCTGCTTAGGAGTGAAGAACGTGGGGAAGAGCATGACTATTACTGGCTGCTGGATAAAGCGGGTCTACCATATCCTGAAAAACTGGATGATCCCCAGGATATTGATGAACTTGTCATGGTCAAGCTGCCCCACGCTGTAAAAAAATTGGAGAGAGGTTTCTTTTCTGCAGCATCCTATGAAGAATATGTGGAAAAATCAGAATCCCTGATCGAACAGAATATCATTACACAATCTGCTCTTGAAAATGCCCGAATTGAGAGATATATCATAGGTCCGGTCTTTAACCTGGATTTCTTTTATTCACCCATTGAAGAGGAGCTAAGTCCACTGGAATTATTAGGCATTGACTGGCGGTTTGAGACCAGTCTGGACGGACATGTCAGACTGCCAGCACCACAACAGATGACCCTTAATAAAAACCAGCTCACACCGGAATATACGGTATGTGGTCATAATTCAGCCACATTGAGGGAATCACTGCTGGAAGAAGCATTCGAACTGGCAGAGAAATATGTGGCAGCCACTCAAAAGTTTTATGACCCCGGCATCATCGGTCCATTCTGCCTGCAAACCTGTGTTGATAAGGATTTGAATTTCCACATATATGATGTAGCTCCCAGGGTGGGCGGTGGTACCAACGTCCATATGTCAGTGGGCCACCCTTACGGCAATACACAGTGGCGTATACCCATGAGTTCGGGTAGAAGGCTGGCATTGGAGATCAGGAATGCAATAGATATGGACAGACTCGACGAGATAGTGACCTGAATCTAAATGAAAATCTATATTAAAACCTTTGGCTGCACTGCCAACAGAGCTGACAGTATTAAAATCCAGCAGATACTTTCAGCTCAGGGACATACTTTTACAGATGTTTTAGATTCAGCCGGGCTTGTAGTAGTAAATACCTGCACTGTTACCCAGACCACCCAGAGGAATGTCCTGAAATTTATTCATTCGGTGTCAGATTCAGGGAAACAAATTGTTGCTACAGGATGTTTACCAGCAGCCCAGCCTGAAGCCCTTGTAGATATAAAATGCCAGTCAGTAACTCCTG carries:
- a CDS encoding formate--phosphoribosylaminoimidazolecarboxamide ligase family protein, which encodes MIDRNEILDILNEYDQTDYKIGAVASHSALDVFDGAIEEGFSTYAVCRRGREKTYTKYFRTLCDDEGFVQRGVVDDWVIYDGFDELTKSDAQQDLIDKNVLFIPNRSFTSYCSIDAVENDFRVPLVGSRNLLRSEERGEEHDYYWLLDKAGLPYPEKLDDPQDIDELVMVKLPHAVKKLERGFFSAASYEEYVEKSESLIEQNIITQSALENARIERYIIGPVFNLDFFYSPIEEELSPLELLGIDWRFETSLDGHVRLPAPQQMTLNKNQLTPEYTVCGHNSATLRESLLEEAFELAEKYVAATQKFYDPGIIGPFCLQTCVDKDLNFHIYDVAPRVGGGTNVHMSVGHPYGNTQWRIPMSSGRRLALEIRNAIDMDRLDEIVT
- a CDS encoding DUF4013 domain-containing protein; protein product: WGSLFIKGIVMVVIYLIYMIIPLIILWATVGGSIANVINSNDPNAIGDFGGAFAGILVSGILILIISLMIPMALSIYAKEDSFGAAFRIGEILSRIKSVIGGYILAYIVIVVLGMILGMIGLIPILGWIMIIFGNFYIITVGAHMYGKLYTESSA